The genome window AGACTGTACGTTTCCCTCACTTTTCATACCTATTCATGGTTCTGATGAGGCAAGTTTTGCTTTTGTTGAGTACGAGAGCCGCCGTGATGCGGACGATGCATATCACGAGATGCACAATAAGCGGATTGGCCGCGATGATCTGCTGAAGATAGAGGTACGTTTCTTGGCTTTCTGCCGTTGTCCCTCCAGACTAATTTCTCCTTAGTGGGCTCGTACTCCTCCTTCTGCCTCATGGCGCTTTGAATCCGGACGTGACCGACGTCGTGACCGTACTCCCCCTCGTCGAGGTCGCTccccatctcctcgtcggagtCGAGGTGATTATTCCCCTCGCAGGGATGAAAGATACGATAGAGATTATGACCGACATGACCGGGACTATGACCGTCGCGACCGAGACTATGACCGCCGTGATCGAGACTATGACCGTCGCGATAGGGACCGAGAACGCTCTCGTGACCGTTCGCGAAGCCCTGATGAAAGGGACCGTGATGTCAAGGAAGACAGAGAACATCGtgatgatgagagagagcgccgcgaagaagatcgcGAAAACGGCCCGAACGGTGAAGACAGGAAAGGTACATACCTTTCAATCCATCAGGGACAAAGATGAGTTCTGCAGCTAACTCTGGCAGCACCTCTGGATCCTCTGGCTTCGGCTCATGACGAGCTAGATACTGCCGAGTAGGTTGACCCCTCGGTGCTCATGGCATAACTGTTGGACAGTTTGCGATCACGCATAGGGACGAGAGAACCGCGACGGTATCAATGTTAGTTCAAGATATGGTTACCGAGGGCGTGGGCGACATTGGTTTGAATCAGGTCTCTGATCCGGTAATGGTAATAGACGCCGGTTCTCTGGGTAATCTTCTTTTCCTACATTCTGTTTACGTTCGCATGCCTTTTGCTCTTACCTCTTCatttctttgttctttctcttttccttgcttTCTTTCTTATTTCTGCTTGTTACCCAATTCATGTTCTCTTCGTGAACAACAGAGAACCAGAAGCGAAGGACCATGTTGAGATTTTCGGAAGCAAAACCAACAGAGGGATGcgaaggaaagggaagaaaaggacaGTTGGTCGTTCATGGTTGCTTTGGTCTCTGTGTGCTCTCTGCTCTTCCCCATTCCCATTTTTGATTTCTTTATCATTTTCCTTTAACTTCCCTCCTCTTACGGATCCTGGCTTGTGTCCGTTTGTTCGTCGATTGGTATTTATTGTGGTCAGCAGCTCGAATCATTTCCGACCCGGACGTCGAGCGATCGTTATTTCTACTTGCGCCAATTTAGTCGTCCCTGCGTGTGTCCCCGATATCCGCGTTCATCGTCCGTCTTGATCGCATTCTAATAAGAGAACGATTGCCATCCTTTCATCGTCCATCACGATCGGCTAAGCTTCGCGATATCCTTTCCGTCGATCTGTTGTTTCGGATACCGACTCATGATATCATAGTCCAGTAGAAGTAGCCGTAAGTACCAACTCCTGTATGGAAACTGTGTATCGGAAAATGGATGTTTGACATTTTCGATGTTTGATCATCCACCATGCTCCATACGGGTCGTTCTTAGTGTCCGTAGCATGAGAAGTGACGTCTCGAGCTCATGCCGGAAAGGCGCCACGTACACCCAGTCCCTCATTTCCACAGATATATAAGAGTGAGGCTTGGGGTTCGTCAACGCCGGCATGACTCGATCATCCGTCAATGGCTAGTTCCTGCTTGTTTCTGTCATTGTTCTAGTCGTTCTCGATCCTGTTCATGTTTCTGAGGCCCTGAAAGTTCAAGACTGTTTTGATAGGACCTGTTTCCCTGTCAAAACGGGCGAAACCCCTGCCACCAGACGCATTATCACTTTTCCAGTGGAGTCAGATATCTCCTGGGGTTCGCAATGAGACAGAACTCTTTGTTTTGGTGACACACTTCTCTACTTTGAAAGATTCCCCCCCCTGCTCTGGATATTTCGCAGAAGCCTGTGACTGCCTCGACTATACAAGAGTTAGACCGGAGGGCCTACGGCATGACAATAGGCAGTACATGATTAGTTGACTTCATAACTTTTTAGGCTGGAGAATTTCATTTCTCGTAAGAAACAGCTCTTTCTATTCCATATACGTTGTTACAATAGGAATCGCACAGATAATTGATTGGAGTAGGGGACACCACAATGGTGGTTATAGTTATATGCACAATAGTAGCCGAGTAAGCACAGCTTTTTAAAGAACTCATCGAGTACAAATACGCAATAGTatggtctactccgtagtcagtTGTGTGGTTGGTTAAACGCCGTTGAAAAATCTAAAAGCTACATCAAACGCCTATTGCATGGTTATCCCGTGTTGCTACCTATTATGAGAATTAAAATACTTGGTATCCAGACAAGATGTATGATGTTTAACCCTCTTTACGAACATCTTCCAACATCATCCTTTGCTGGGGGGATTGCCTAGCAGATTTATTAATTTAATTCAAtttacttttttttctttaaACTTTTAAGAATGCTGTCAGATTAGACGAGCATTATTATAGAAATCATGACTACATAAACGGGCTCGAAGAGCTAACTTTGCATCTAATATCATAATCCATGTAGAACTTAGAGCCGAGGAAACCAATGCATCTCAATGTGGTTACATTATGAAGTACGGGATAAAGGTGGCTTGAAATATCCGACTTCCTAGCGATCCAGGGGCAGAACATGTTTCATGATATTGTCTCAGCTGCAACAAAATTTTGTACTGAGCTGATCATTGCATCTTCTCATATGTGGCCATCAGAGAACCTATTTGAATGAGTTATTAGG of Aspergillus fumigatus Af293 chromosome 2, whole genome shotgun sequence contains these proteins:
- a CDS encoding RNA-binding protein, with product MSRPGTTLYVTGFGHGTRARDLAYEFERYGRLVRCDIPAPRTPSSRLFAFVEYESRRDADDAYHEMHNKRIGRDDLLKIEWARTPPSASWRFESGRDRRRDRTPPRRGRSPSPRRSRGDYSPRRDERYDRDYDRHDRDYDRRDRDYDRRDRDYDRRDRDRERSRDRSRSPDERDRDVKEDREHRDDERERREEDRENGPNGEDRKGTYLSIHQGQR